TGGACGCGCTGGACACCATTGCCTCCCACGAAGAGGTGGACGTGGTGATGGCGGCCATCGTCGGCGCTGCGGGCCTGGGCCCCTGCCTTGCGGCGGCCCGGGCCGGCAAGCGCTTGCTGCTCGCCAACAAGGAAGCGCTGGTGGTGGGCGGCGAGGTCTTCATGTCCGCCGTCCAGGAGGGCGGGGCCACGCTGCTGCCGATCGACAGCGAGCATTCGGCCATCTTCCAGTGCCTGCCGGAAGACCCGCAGACTTGGGCGCGCCGCGTGGACCACATTCTGCTGACCGCATCCGGTGGGCCGTTTCGCACCCGGGCGCCGGCCACGCTGCGCGATGTCACGCCGGAGCAGGCCTGCGCCCATCCCAATTTCTCGATGGGGCGAAAGATCTCGGTCGATTCGGCCACCATGATGAACAAGGCCCTGGAGGTCATCGAGGCGCGCTGGCTCTTCGATCTGGCGCCGGAGCAGATCAAGGTGGTGATCCATCCGCAGCAGATCATCCATTCCATGGTCCAGTTCGTGGATGCGTCGGTGCTGGCGCAACTGGGAACGCCGGACATGCGTGTTCCGATCGCCTGCGGGCTGGCTTGGCCGGAGCGCATCGAGAGCGGAACGCCGCGGCTGGATTTTTCCACCCTGTCCTCGCTCACCTTCGAGGAAGCCGATGCCACCCGCTTCCCGGGGCTGCACCTGTCCTGGCAGGCGCTGCGCGCGCAAAGCGGCACCACGGCGGTGCTCAATGCCGCCAACGAGGTGGCCGTAGCCTCGTTCCTGGAGCGCCGCATCCGTTTCGATCAGATTCATCGGCTGAACCTTGCAACTCTGGAGGCGGTGACGCCCTCCAACCCCGAATCGCTCGGGGCCCTGCTGGCGCTGGATGCCGAAGCGCGGTCCGTCGCTCTGCGCAGTGCGCAGCGGCTGGCCGCCTGAGCGATCGCCTCTGGGCAGAAAGACACCATGTTGCTGACCGTCATTGCCTTCATCGTCGCGCTGGGCGTGCTCATCGCCGTCCATGAATACGGCCACTACCGCGTAGCGATCGCCTGCGGCGTGAAGGTCCTTCGTTTTTCGGTGGGTTTCGGCAAACCCCTGCTGCGCTGGCAACCCAAGGGATCGCCCACGGAGTTCGTCATCGGCGCGTTTCCCTTGGGCGGGTACGTGCGCATGCTGGACGAGCGCGAGGCCCCCGTCGATGCCCATGAGCGCCACCTGTCGTTCAATGCCAAGCCGTTGCGCTCCCGCGCTGCGATTGTGGCAGCGGGTCCGGCGGCCAATCTGCTGCTCGCCGTGCTGCTGTACGCGGCAGTGAACTGGATGGGCGTGGAGGAGCCGAAGGCGGTTCTCGCCAGCCCCGTGCCCGGGTCCGTGGCCCAGAAAGCCGGCTTGCAAGGCGGCGAGCTCGTGCTGGAAGCGGCCCTCGGCAACGAAGAATCCGAGCCAGTGCGATCCTTCGAAGACCTGCGCTGGCTCCTGACCCGCGGCGCGCTCGACGGCACCGACGTCCGCCTGCAGGTGCAGCCGTCGCCCGGGGCGCCGCAGCGCCAGATGGTGCTGGAACTCGCGCAATTCGATGCGCGGGAGGCGGATGCGCAGCTCTTTCGCAAGATCGGCATCGTGGGTCCGTGGACGCGGCCCGTGCTTGGCGAGGTGGTCCAGGGTGGCCCGGCGCAACGCGCTGGATTGCGGCAGGGGGACCTGATCGTCAGGCTGGGTGCGACCAATGTGGTGGATGGCCAGCAGCTGCGGGAGCTCATCCGTGCATCGGTCAGTGGCGGGGTGGCTGTATCTCAGCCGTGGCGCATCGAACGCGGCGGCCAGACCTTGACGCTGGATGTACTGCCGGACTTGCACAGCGAGCATTCGGGCCCGGTCGGCCGCGTGGGGGCCTTCGTGGGCGCCCAGCCGGAGTTCGTGACCGTGCGGCACGGGCCGCTTGAAGGACTCTGGAATGGGGTGGTCCGCACCTGGGAGGTGTCGGCACTGACCCTGCGCATGATGGGGCGCATGGTGATCGGCGAGGCCTCGCTCAAGAACCTCAGCGGCCCGCTCACCATCGCCGATTACGCGGGTCGTTCGGCCAGCATGGGGCTGACCCAGTACCTGGTGTTTCTGGCCCTCATCAGCGTGAGCCTGGGCGTGCTGAACCTGCTTCCGCTGCCGGTTTTGGACGGTGGACACCTGATGTATTATCTTTGGGAAGGCGTGACTGGCAAGGGCGTGTCCGACGCCTGGATGGAGCGATTGCAGCGCGGCGGCGTGGCGGTGCTCCTCCTGATGATGTCCATCGCCCTGTTCAACGATATCACCCGGCTTTTTGGCTAACCTTTTTGCCGTGCGCGTTCACCGTGCGGTACCAGTTCACTCATGAAAAAACAATTCAATCGCTTGGGCGTGCGCAAGGCATGTGCCGTGGCCGCCATGGTTTTTGCTGCCAATGCGGCATGGGCCCTGGAGCCGTTCAAGGTGCAGGATATCCGGGTGGAGGGTTTGCAGCGCGTCGAGCCGGGCACGATCTTCGCGTCGATGCCGCTGCGGGTGGGTGACGACTACAACGACGAGAAGGGCGCTGCGGCGATCCGTGCGCTGTTCGCGCTGGGCTTGTTCAAGGATGTGCGCCTGGAGGCCAGCGGCAACGTGCTCGTGGTGGTCGTGGAAGAGCGGCCGACCATCGCCGACGTGGACTTCGCCGGTGCCCGCGAATTCGACAAGGACACGCTCAAGAAAGCCATGCGCGATGTGGGCCTGACCGAAGGCCGGCCTTTCGACAAGGCCCTGGCCGACCGCGCGGAGCAGGAGCTCAAGCGCCAGTACATCAACAAGAGCCTGTACGGCGCCGAGGTCGTGACCACGGTCACCCCCATCGAGCGCAACCGCGTCAACCTCACCTTCACCGTGACCGAAGGCGAGCCCGCGCGCATCAAGGAAATCCACCTGGTGGGCAACAAGGCCTTCAGCGAATCGACGCTCAAAGGGCTGTTCGACCAGGACACGGGCGGCTGGCTCAGCTGGTACACCAAGTCGGACCGCTATTCCCGCACCAAGCTGAACGCCGACCTGGAAACCCTGCGTTCCTACTATCTGGCACGCGGCTACCTCGAGTTCCGCATCGATTCCACGCAAGTGGCGATCTCCCCGGACAAGCAGGACATCACGATCACCGTCAACGTGACCGAGGGCCAGCGCTACGTGGTCTCCGGCGTGAAGATCGAAGGCAATTACCTGGACCGCGACGACGAGTTCAAGTCGCTGATCACCATCCAGCCCGGCGAGCCCTACAACGCCGACAAGGTGGCCGAAACCACCAAGGCATTCACCGACTACTTCGGCAATTTCGGCTTCGCGTTCGCGCGCGTCGAAGCGGTGCCCGAAGTGGACCGCGAGAACAACCGCGTGGCCCTGGTACTGCGCGCCGAGCCGGCCCGCCGTGCCTACGTGCGCCGCATCAACGTGAGCGGCAACAACCGCACGCGCGACGAAGTGATCCGCCGCGAGTTCCGCCAGTACGAAGCCTCCTGGTACGACGGCGACAAGATCAAGCTGTCCCGTGACCGCGTGGACCGCCTGGGCTTCTTCACCGAAGTCAATGTGGAAACGCAGGAAGTGCCGGGCTCGGCCGATCAGGTGGACCTGGTGGTGAACGTGGCCGAAAAGCCCACCGGATCGCTGCAGCTGGGCGCGGGCTTCTCGAGCGCGGAAAAGGTCTCGCTGTCGTTCAGCATCAAGCAGGAGAACGTGTTCGGTTCGGGCAACTACCTCGGGGTGGACGTCAACACCAGCAAGTACCGCCGCACGCTGGTGTTCAGCACCACCAACCCGTATTTCACGCGGGACGGCATCTCGCGCACGCTCGATCTGTACTACCGCACCGACAAGCCGTACGAGGACCAGGGTGGCAACTACGAGCTGATCACCGCTGGTACCAGCGTGCGCTTCGGCATCCCCTTCAGCGAAACCGATACCGTGTTCTTCGGGGGCGGCCTCGAACAGACGCGGATCAAGCTGGGCACCAACATTCCCGCCGCGTACCTGTCGTATGCCACGACCTACGGCTCCAGCAGCACCGCGATTCCGCTCACGATCGGCTGGTCGCGCGATGACCGAGACAGCGCCTTGGCGCCCAATTCGGGCCGCTACCAGCGCCTGAACACCGAATGGTCGGTGGCCGGCGATGCGCGCTATGTGCGTGGCAATTACCAGTTCCAGCAGTATGTGCCGCTGAACAAGAAGTTCACCATGGCATTCAACAGCGAGTTCGGCTGGGGCAAGGGCATGAACGGCCGGCCGTTCCCGGTGTTCAAGAACTACTACTCGGGCGGCCTGGGCTCCGTGCGCGGTTTCGACCAGGGCACGCTGGGTCCTCGCGACGTGACGGGTGCGTCGCTGGGCGGACCGAAGAAGGTCACGCTCAATGCCGAGTTGATCGCACCGTTCCCAGGTGCGGGCAACGACCGCACGCTGCGCGTGTTCACCTTCGTGGATGCGGGCAACGTGTACGGCGAAGATGAAAAGGTCACCCTCAGCGACATGCGTGTCTCTGCCGGCCTGGGCCTGAGCTGGATTTCTCCGCTCGGTCCGCTTCGCCTCGCTTTTGCGCAACCGGTGCGCAAGTTCGCCGGCGATAGAATCCAGAAACTGCAATTCCAGATCGGAACGTCTTTCTAATGAAATCTCTCTCCCGCCATATTCCCCTCGTTCTCTTGCTGGGCACGCTCGGTGCAGCCGTGCCTGCACAGGCGCAGGAGTTCAAGGCCGGCTTCGTCAACACCGACCGCATCTTCCGCGAAGCCAGCACCGCCAAGGCGGCCCAGGCCAAGCTGGAGCAGGAGTTCTCCCGTCGTGAGAAGGACCTCGTGGAGCAGGGCAACAGCCTGAAGTCCGCCACCGAGAAGTTCGAGCGCGAAGCGCCCACGATGGCCGAGAGCCAGCGCACGGCCCGCCAGCGCCAGCTGGTCGACCAGGACCGCGACTTCCAGCGCAAGCGCCGCGAATTCCAGGAAGACCTGGGCGCCCGCAAGAACGAAGAGCTGGGCCAAGTGCTCGAGCGCGCCAACAAGGTCGTCAAGCAGGTCGCCGAGGCCGAGAAGTACGACGTGATCCTTCAGGAAGCCGTCTACATCAACCCCAAGCACGACATCACCGACAAAGTGATCAAGGCACTGAATGCCGCTGCTGCCACGCCCGCCAAGTGATGGCCGTCGGCTGACGGGGCGCGCGGCGTGAGCCTCTCTCTGGGGCAGATCGTCGATGCGCTGGGCGGCACGCTGGAGGGGGGCGAGAGGGACGGAGAAATCCGCCGCATCGCTCCCCTGGAGTCTGCAGGTCCCGGTGACCTGGCTTTTTTAAGCCATCCGCGCTACCAGCAGCAACTGGCCGCCTCCCGGGCGGCCTGTGTCATTGTGGCGCCATCGATGCGCGAGGCCGGGCTGGCCCGGGGGGCGTGCATCGTCGCGGACGAGCCGTACGTGTATTTCGCGCGTGCCACGCAGCTGTGGAAGCGCGCGCATGCCGTGGCGGTGGCGCAGGGCATCCATCCCAGCGCGGTGGTGGACCCCGACGCCACGGTGCATCCCACGGCCGTCATCGGCCCGCTGTGCGTGGTGGAGCGCGGCGCGCACGTGGGCGCGGGCACGGTGCTCAAATCGCGGGTGACGTTAGGCGAGGACTGCCACATCGGCGAGCGCTGCATCGTGCATGCCGGCGTGGTGATCGGGGCCGACGGCTTCGGCTTTGCGCCGCAGGGCGGCGAGTGGGTCAAGATCGAACAGTTGGGGGCCGTGCACATCGGCAACGACGTCGAGATCGGCGCCAACACCTGCATCGACCGCGGCGCACTGGAAAACACGGTCATCGAAGATGGCGTGAAGCTCGACAACCTCATCCAGATCGGCCACAACGTGCGCATCGGCCGGCATTCCGCCATGGCGGGGTGCGTGGGGGTGGCGGGCAGCGCGACCATCGGCGCGCATTGCACGGTGGGGGGCGGAGGCATCGTGCTGGGGCATCTCGAACTGGCCGACCACGTGCACGTGTCGGCGGCCACGGTGGTCACGCGATCGCTGACCCGGCCGGGTCAATACACCGGCATGTTCCCCATCGACGAAAATGCGAAGTGGGAAAAAAACGCGGCCACGCTCAAGCAGCTTCACAGCCTGCGCGAACGGATCAAGGCCCTCGAACAAACTCGAAAAGACGGTTAGACCGCATCTTCCAATGATGGATATCCACCAAATTCTCAAGCTCTTGCCGCACCGCTATCCGTTTCTGCTGGTGGACCGCGTGGTCGAACTCGAAAGGGGCAAGCGCATCCAGGCGCTCAAGAACGTCACGATCAACGAGCCTTTCTTCACGGGGCATTTCCCGAGCCGGCCCGTGATGCCCGGCGTGCTCATGCTCGAGGCCCTGGCGCAGGCCGCGGGCCTGCTGTCGTTCGACATGATGGGCGAGGCGCCCGGCGACGACAAGGTGTTCTATTTCGTCGGCATCGACGGCGCGCGCTTCAAGCGCCCCGTGGAGCCGGGCGACCAGCTCATCCTGGAAGTGGATCTGGACCGCATCAAGGGCGGCATCTACAAGTTCAAGGGCCTGGCACGCGTGGGCGACAGCGTGGCCTGCGAGGCCGAGATCATGTGCACCATGCGCACCGTGGGCTGACGCTGCGAGGGCAGGGCGGCACGTGACCAGCAGCATCCACTCCACAGCCATCGTCGACCCCGCAGCGCGGATCGACGCCTCCGCGGCCATTGGCCCCTATGCGGTGATCGGCCCGCACGTGACGATCGGTGCGCGCACCTCGGTGGGTGCGCACTGCGTCATCGAAGGGCGCACCACGATCGGCGAAGACAACCGGATATTCCAGTTCGCCTCGCTGGGCGCCGCGCCGCAGGACAAGAAGTACGCCGGCGAGCCCACCGAGCTGCGCATCGGCGACCGCAACACGATCCGCGAGTTCTGCACGTTCAACACCGGCACGGCGCAGGACCGGGGCGTGACCACGATCGGCAACGACAACTGGGTGATGGCCTATGTGCACATCGCCCACGACTGCGTGGTCGGCCACCACACCGTGCTGGCCAACAACGCCACGCTGGCCGGCCATGTGCACGTGGGTGACCACGCCATCATCGGCGGCCTCACGGGCGTGCACCAGTTCACCAAGGTGGGCGCGCACGTCATGGCCGGGTTCGCCAGCCACATCTCGCAGGACGTGCCCCCCTTCATGATGGTGGACGGCAATCCGCTGTCCGTGCGCGGGTTGAACCTTGAAGGCCTGCGCCGGCGCGGGTTCTCGGCCGACCGGCTCGCCGCGATCAAGCAGGCGCACCGCCTGCTGTATCGCCAGGGCCTCACGCTGGACGCGGCGCGGCAGGCGATTGCCGAGTTGCCGTTGGTCCACGGCGAGGCCGCGCCCGACATCGCGCTGCTGCTGGATTTCATCGCCAACTCTTCGCGCGGCATCGCGCGCTGACCGCGATGGCGCCCTCCCTCCAACCGGCACCGCGCATCGCGATGGTGGCAGGCGAAACCTCCGGCGATCTGCTGGCGGGCCTACTGCTCGACGGCCTGCAGGCGCAGTGGCCGGGCGTGACCGGGCAGGGCATTGGCGGGCCGCAGATGCAGCGGCGGGGCTTCACAGCCTGGTGGCCGAGCGAGCGCCTGGCCGTGCATGGCTACAGCGTCGAGCTGCTGCGCCGGCTCTGGGGCATCGTGCAGATCCGCAAGCAATTGCGGCGGCGGCTGCTCGCGGCCCCGCCGCAGGTCTTCGTCGGCGTGGATGCGCCCGATTTCAACCTGGGGCTCGAATCCGACCTACGTGCGGCTGGCATCAAGACGGTGCACTTCGTGTGCCCTTCGATCTGGGCCTGGCGTGCGGAGCGCATCGACAAAATCAAGCGCAGCGCCGACCACGTGCTGTGCATCTTCCCGTTCGAGCCCGCGCTCCTGGCCCACCACGGCATTGCGGCCACTTATGTCGGCCATCCGCTGGCGAATGTGATTCCCATGCAGCCGGACCGCGAGGCGGCGCGTGCCCGGCTTGGGTTGGCCCGCGGCGACGAGGTGTTGGCCATCCTGCCAGGTAGCCGTTCGGCCGAGGTGGACTACATCGCCGCGCCGTTCCTGCGGGCGGCGGCCTTGCTGCGCCAGGCGCGCCCCGCGTTGCGCATGGTCATTCCGGCTGTGCCGGCGCTGCGTGAGCGCATCGAGCAGGTGGTGCGCGAATGCGGCATGGCCGAGGCCGTGCAGGTCGTCGAAGGCCAGTCGCACACCGTGCTGGCGGCCTGCGACTGCACGCTGATCGCCAGCGGCACGGCCACGCTGGAGGCAGCCCTGTTCAAGCGGCCCATGGTGATCGGCTACCACATGCACCCCATCAGCTGGCGCCTCATGCGGCGCAAGCAACTGCAGCCGTGGGTGGGGCTGCCCAACATCCTTTGCGGTGAGTTCGTCGTGCCCGAGCTGATCCAGGACGCCGCCACTCCGGAGGCGCTGGCCGCGGCCGTGACGCAGTGGCTCGACGCGCCCACGCAATCCCCCGGCACGCTGGCGGCTCTGGAGCAGCGCTTCACCGCGCTGCACGAAACCCTGCGCCGCGACACCCCCCGATTGGCCGCCTATGCGATCCAGAAAATCCTTGCCGCCTGAGCAGGCGGCCCTGCCGTGGCACCCCCCGGGCCTGGTGGCCGGGGTGGACGAAGCCGGGCGCGGTCCGCTGGCCGGCCCGGTGGTGGCTGCCGCCGTGATCCTCGACGATCAGAATCCGATCGCCGGGTTGGCCGATTCCAAGACATTGACCGCCGCGCGCCGCGAAGCGCTGTACGACGAGATCCGCGCCAAGGCCCTGTGCTGCGCGGTGGCCGAGGCCAGCGTGGAAGAGATCGACACCATCAACATCCTGCAGGCGACCATGCTGGCCATGCAGCGCGCGGTACAGGGGCTGCGCCTGAAGCCCGTGCGCGTGCTGGTGGACGGCAACCGGCTGCCCGTGCTGGAAGTGCCCGCGGACGCCATCGTCAAGGGCGATGCGCTGGTGCAGGCCATTTCTGCGGCGTCGATCCTGGCCAAGGTCACGCGCGACCGCTGGTGCGCGCAATTGCACCTGGAATATCCCCAATATGGCTTTGCCGGCCACAAGGGATATGGGACGGCCGAGCACATGGCGGCGCTGCAGCAGCATGGCGCTTGCCCACACCACCGCCGCTCGTTTTCACCCGTGGCTGCGGCCCTCGTCCAGGGCCACGCGGCGGTGCTCCCGCTGCCTTCGGTGCCTACCGTGAATGGAGGGCACGCGTTGCCGGCGCCGCAGGGCCTGGTGCAGGTGGAATGGCAGCCGGCATGACCTCGGACAACGTCACCTTCGTTCAGTCGCGCGACAACGCGTTCGTCAAGGACCTGCGGCGCCTGGCGCAGGACAGCAGCGCCTACCGCAAGCAGGGCCGTGTGTGGCTGGAAGGCGACCACCTGTGCCGTGCGGCGCTGGCCCGGGGGCTGCAGCCTGCGGTGGCCGTGTATGCGGAGTCTTTTTGGCCTGCAGCGCAAGAAAACTACCGGCATGCTGCTATTAAAAACATAGTGATTGCCGATCCCCTCTGGGCGGACGTCAGCGGCCTCGAATCGCCGGCACGCATGGGCTTCGTGCTGGAGATGCCGGCAGCCGCGGCGTTGGTGCCGGGCGTGTCCACCGTGGTGCTCGACCGCTTGCAGGACGCCGGCAACGTGGGGTCCATCTTGCGCAGTGCATCGGCATTCGGTTTCGGACAGATCGCGGCCATCAAGGGCACGGCGGCGCTGTGGAGCGCCAAGGTGCTGCGGGCCGGCATGGGGGCCCATTTCGGCCTGCGGCTGGTGGAGGGGCTCGATGCGACGGACATCGATGCGCTCGGTCTACCCCTGCTGGCGACCAGTTCGCACGGCGGGGAGTTCCTGCACCGGGCGCAACTGCCCTGGCCTTGCGGCTGGGTCATGGGGCATGAAGGGCAGGGCGTGTCACCGGCGCTGCAGGAGCGCGCGAGCCGCCTGATCCGCATTGCCCAGCCGGGCGGGGAGGAATCGTTGAATGTGGGTGCGGCCGCCGCGATCTGCCTGCATGCGAGCGCTGCGGCGGCGGAGACGGGGCGCACCTGACGGCCTGGCCCGCAGGCTTTCAGCGATGCGGGCAGACCTTGGTCAGAGCGGTCAGAGAGGGCGGTGAGCGCCTCGCAGCGACGCCCCCCCCCGCGGGTTGCGGTACGGCCGCCCTGAGGAAGGGCGGCCCACCAAGAGCGTCAGGCCATCGCTTCTTCATCCGCCATCAGCTCTTCCTTTCGGGCTTCGAGCGCTTCGCGCATGGCCACGAGGTCGAGCTTGCGGGCGGCACGCGCCTTGGGAAAGATCTCGTTGCGCTCTTCCTTCACGTGGTGGTCGATGTACTCGCCCAACACGGTCACCTTGGCATCGAACATTTCATCGGCGGCGCTGGCCGCCTCGATCTGCGCGATCAGGTCCTTGGCGCTGGCGTGCTCCACTTCGGCTTCGGCGAGGAGGTCGGTGTCCTTGATGGCATCGCGCAGGGCGGGATAGAAGATCTCTTCTTCGATCTGCGCATGCACGGCCAACTCGCGGCAGATCTGGCGCGCCAGTTCGAACCGCTGGGTGGCGGCCGCCTTGGAGCGGGACTCCATCAGCGATTCGTATTCCTTGAACATTTTCTTGACGGCGCGATGGTCCGCATCGAGCAGGGAGCAGGCGTCTCGGGGTGCACGGGTGGTCATGGGATTTCCTTGTCGATGGTGTGTGTGGGGAAGGCCATGCTGCACGGGTGGTCTACCCCCTGCCGTAGGACGCCAAGCCACGGCCGTGCGCGGGTTGGCCTTCGGCCGACACGCCGCTGGGGCAGGGCCACGGGGCCCATCGATCATTGGATTGGCTGCGGATGGTGCTGGCAACGCGCGTTGGTCGCCGCCGTTCAGCCGCTCGATGCAGGGCTGCTGTGCAGCGCCGGCACATGCAATAAAGGCTCCAAAAGAAAAACCCCTGACTCTTGCGAATCAGGGGTTTCCATTTGGTGCCGGAGAGATGAATCGAACACCCGACCTTCTCATTACGAATGGAAAGGTGTGGCCTTATTTTGCTGGTGATTTTTGTATATGATGCCTTTATTGGCACATTTCTGGCACAGTCAGCAGCGAGTGGCGTTTTCAATGGCAGCAATCAACAAGCGTGGCCCGTACCAGTGGCGTGCGCAGATCCGTAGGCATGGCTTTCCCCCTCTGAGCAAGACCTTCACCACCAAGGCCGAAGCCGAGGCCTGGGCGAAGATGAACGAGTCGGAAATGGCGCGTGGCGTCTGGGTCAGCAGGGGCGAGGCCGAGGCCACGACCCTTCACGAAGCGCTGGAGCGCTACGAGGAAGAGGTGACGCCAGGAAAGAAGAGCGCGGCCGGCGAGAAGTCGTTCTTGCGCATCTGGCGGGCCACCACGATGGCCAAGCGGCCGCTGGCGTCGATCCGCAGTGCGGACGTGGCTAAGCTGCGCGATGTGTGGCTGAAGGAGTACCAGCCGGCCACGGTGCTCCGGCGCCTCGCTGTGTTGTCCCACGTCTTCACCATCGCGCGCAAGGAATGGGGCATGGAGAGCTTGTCCAATCCGGTGGAACTGGTGCGAAAGCCACAGCCGGACAATGCCCGGACCCGCCGCATCGCCGTCGAAGTGCCGAAGGCTGACAGTCATCTGCCGATTGAAGAGCCGGCGCAGCGCAACGCCAGCGAAGGGGAACTGGAGCGCATCGTTGCGGCGAGCGGTTCGGTGTTGCTGCCTGCGGTCATCACGCTGGCCGTTGAAACGGCTATGCGACGCAGTGAGATCGTGGGGTTGCGATGGGAGCACATTGATCTAGATCGTCGGGTGGCACATCTGCCAGCAACCAAGAATGGCAGTTCACGCGACGTGCCGTTGTCTTCCCGTGCAATCCAAGTTCTCGCCGCTTTGAAAGACGACCAGATCGACGCCAAGGAAGACGGGGAAGAGCCGGGCGAATCAGGCTCCGACGACGGGGCAGTGTTCGGTATCCGCAGCGATGCCGTTACAAGGGCCTTTGAACGCGCTGCAGCGCGTGCACGCAAGGGCTACCTGCAGGAGTGCAAGGAAAAGCGCCAGAAGCCCGATGCGCGGTACCTCACCGATCTGCGCTTCCATGACCTGCGACACGAGGCCACTTCGCGCCTGGCTGAGATTTTTCCGCTGCATGAACTCACCAAGATCACAGGGCACAAGGATCCGCGTATGTTGATGCGGTACTACCACCCGCGCGCCGAGGATCTGGCGAAACGGCTGGCGTGAAAACATTCGGATTGCCGCCTGGCCGCTTATGCCGACTCAAAAATAGGAATCTGTAGGGGTTTCTGCGTAAATTCCACGCAGCCGTGAAAAGATTAAGCGCAGCGCTGCGCAGGTTTTACGCAGCGCTGCGCTTATGATGCGCAGATGCTGTCGCGCCGTATCACGTTTGCCGATCTGGCGGCCGTTGGCCGTGTGGATAGGCATCGTCTGCGTAACCTCCTGAAAGACCTTCCGGAGTTCGCGCAGCGGCCTGCCAGCGAGCGCGTGGCCAGCGAGTACACCCTCCACGATCTTACGGTCGTGGCAGTGTTGTGCGACCTCGATCGCATGGGCTTTCGCAAGGAAGCCATCGCTAAGTGGATGGCCCCCATCCAGCAGGCCTTGCATGGGCCCCGCTTGATCGATGGCCTGCAGCTATTCCTCACCAGCGACCCTCACAAGGCTTCGTTGGTTGATCGTCAGTTCTTCCCGGGCGCAGGTGTCGTTGTCGATCTGGAACGGGCGCTGAGCGTAGTGGATAGCCACTGCAGCGGTCTGGAGGGAGACCGCGAGCAACAGCGCGACCTGGACTTCGGCCCTACCAGTGTTGCCGTATCTCAGGCAGTGAAGACAACGCGAGGGCGCAGCCATGGATAGCTTGCGCGATTGTCTCGAAAAAGCGGGTGTCACTGCGCAGAGCACGGTCGATTTCGGAGCCGTCGCGAGCCCACGCCACGTGCGCTATCTCGACCTACTGGGCAGTCGGGAAAGTGATGAGTTGCTGCCCGACGCGGTTGTGGAGTCGGGCGGCGTACCGCTCGCCTACGTGGTCCGGCGCGACACTTTGGGCAGTTCACCTGCCGACACCGCTGCGCTCGCGCGTTTGGTCCGCGTGCTGGCCTGCCGGGCCGACGCGCGCTATCTGGCGGTCTTCGAGCCCGGTCAGGTGGTGGTGTATCCAATCCGGATGGACGCGGCGTTGCCCGCCCCAGCGTTGTCGGACACCGAGGCAGGCCAGTACGCTCGGTTTCGCGGAATGCTGAGCGGTAGCGCGGTGGATGCATCGCCCAACGTGTCTGCCCGAAAGTCCCGCAAAGCCGAAGTTCAGTGGCTGGACGGGCTGCTGTTCCAGTTGCTGACCGACGCTGCACGTGCGATCCACGCAGCCGCACCGTCGCTGACCGTACAGCAGGTGTTGGCGCTGGTGGGGCGCGCGCTCTTCTTTAGGTTCCTCGTTGACCGGCGCATCGTTGGGGAGGCCGATCTCGGCCGCATCAGCCGCGTGGACAACCTGAGCCTGGTGTTTGGCAACCTCGATGCGCTGCTGCAGACGTGCTCCTGGCTGGACAAAACCTTCAACGGGGATCTGCTCAGCCTTGGGGGGGCGCACGACGATCTCGACAGATATGGGGACCTGCGGCAGTTGCTGGGGGAGGGCGCCGACACGGTTTGCTGGCATCTGACCAACATCCAGTGCAAAGCCGTCAGGGGCCAGTTGCCGCTGCAATGGGGCGGAATCTACTTCAAG
This region of Acidovorax sp. GBBC 1281 genomic DNA includes:
- the fabZ gene encoding 3-hydroxyacyl-ACP dehydratase FabZ; translation: MMDIHQILKLLPHRYPFLLVDRVVELERGKRIQALKNVTINEPFFTGHFPSRPVMPGVLMLEALAQAAGLLSFDMMGEAPGDDKVFYFVGIDGARFKRPVEPGDQLILEVDLDRIKGGIYKFKGLARVGDSVACEAEIMCTMRTVG
- a CDS encoding TrmH family RNA methyltransferase; this encodes MTSDNVTFVQSRDNAFVKDLRRLAQDSSAYRKQGRVWLEGDHLCRAALARGLQPAVAVYAESFWPAAQENYRHAAIKNIVIADPLWADVSGLESPARMGFVLEMPAAAALVPGVSTVVLDRLQDAGNVGSILRSASAFGFGQIAAIKGTAALWSAKVLRAGMGAHFGLRLVEGLDATDIDALGLPLLATSSHGGEFLHRAQLPWPCGWVMGHEGQGVSPALQERASRLIRIAQPGGEESLNVGAAAAICLHASAAAAETGRT
- the rnhB gene encoding ribonuclease HII, coding for MRSRKSLPPEQAALPWHPPGLVAGVDEAGRGPLAGPVVAAAVILDDQNPIAGLADSKTLTAARREALYDEIRAKALCCAVAEASVEEIDTINILQATMLAMQRAVQGLRLKPVRVLVDGNRLPVLEVPADAIVKGDALVQAISAASILAKVTRDRWCAQLHLEYPQYGFAGHKGYGTAEHMAALQQHGACPHHRRSFSPVAAALVQGHAAVLPLPSVPTVNGGHALPAPQGLVQVEWQPA
- a CDS encoding hemerythrin domain-containing protein; protein product: MTTRAPRDACSLLDADHRAVKKMFKEYESLMESRSKAAATQRFELARQICRELAVHAQIEEEIFYPALRDAIKDTDLLAEAEVEHASAKDLIAQIEAASAADEMFDAKVTVLGEYIDHHVKEERNEIFPKARAARKLDLVAMREALEARKEELMADEEAMA
- the lpxB gene encoding lipid-A-disaccharide synthase; the encoded protein is MAPSLQPAPRIAMVAGETSGDLLAGLLLDGLQAQWPGVTGQGIGGPQMQRRGFTAWWPSERLAVHGYSVELLRRLWGIVQIRKQLRRRLLAAPPQVFVGVDAPDFNLGLESDLRAAGIKTVHFVCPSIWAWRAERIDKIKRSADHVLCIFPFEPALLAHHGIAATYVGHPLANVIPMQPDREAARARLGLARGDEVLAILPGSRSAEVDYIAAPFLRAAALLRQARPALRMVIPAVPALRERIEQVVRECGMAEAVQVVEGQSHTVLAACDCTLIASGTATLEAALFKRPMVIGYHMHPISWRLMRRKQLQPWVGLPNILCGEFVVPELIQDAATPEALAAAVTQWLDAPTQSPGTLAALEQRFTALHETLRRDTPRLAAYAIQKILAA
- the lpxD gene encoding UDP-3-O-(3-hydroxymyristoyl)glucosamine N-acyltransferase: MSLSLGQIVDALGGTLEGGERDGEIRRIAPLESAGPGDLAFLSHPRYQQQLAASRAACVIVAPSMREAGLARGACIVADEPYVYFARATQLWKRAHAVAVAQGIHPSAVVDPDATVHPTAVIGPLCVVERGAHVGAGTVLKSRVTLGEDCHIGERCIVHAGVVIGADGFGFAPQGGEWVKIEQLGAVHIGNDVEIGANTCIDRGALENTVIEDGVKLDNLIQIGHNVRIGRHSAMAGCVGVAGSATIGAHCTVGGGGIVLGHLELADHVHVSAATVVTRSLTRPGQYTGMFPIDENAKWEKNAATLKQLHSLRERIKALEQTRKDG
- the lpxA gene encoding acyl-ACP--UDP-N-acetylglucosamine O-acyltransferase; its protein translation is MTSSIHSTAIVDPAARIDASAAIGPYAVIGPHVTIGARTSVGAHCVIEGRTTIGEDNRIFQFASLGAAPQDKKYAGEPTELRIGDRNTIREFCTFNTGTAQDRGVTTIGNDNWVMAYVHIAHDCVVGHHTVLANNATLAGHVHVGDHAIIGGLTGVHQFTKVGAHVMAGFASHISQDVPPFMMVDGNPLSVRGLNLEGLRRRGFSADRLAAIKQAHRLLYRQGLTLDAARQAIAELPLVHGEAAPDIALLLDFIANSSRGIAR